Proteins co-encoded in one Christiangramia fulva genomic window:
- a CDS encoding phospho-sugar mutase, whose product MATVKPEILQKAKRWLTDAFDADTKKEVNRLIEEDPKELEESFYKNAEFGTGGMRGVMGVGTNRINKYTLGKNTQGLSDYLKKSFPGKDLKVAIAYDCRNNSQSLAKVVADVFSANGIKVFLFSELRPTPELSFAVRKLHCQCGIVLTASHNPPEYNGYKVYWEDGGQLVPPQDEELVETINNLEYEAINFNANSELIQKIDTEVDIAFAEASVKNGSFDTSAEARKNIKIVFTSLHGTSITMVPEVLEKAGFTNVNLVEEQKEPNGNFPTVKSPNPEEPAALKMALELAEKKKADIVIGTDPDCDRLGVAVRNNKGEMVLLNGNQTMLIMTWFLLEQWKKQGKIKGKEFMASTIVSTPMLQKLVEDYGVKYMEVLTGFKWIAKLIKDHPALDFIGGGEESFGYMVGDFVRDKDAVTSTLLACEIAASMKAEGNSLYNKLLELYTKYGLYKEELISLVKKGIEGEKEIKQMLIDLRENPWSEVDGEKVIRVEDYKSSKSKNLRDNSESDIDIPKSNVLIYYTEGGTKIAARPSGTEPKIKFYISVNTSLDSVENYDKKDQELAKKISRIRKELNLG is encoded by the coding sequence ATGGCGACAGTTAAACCAGAAATTCTTCAAAAAGCCAAAAGATGGCTCACCGATGCCTTTGATGCTGATACTAAAAAAGAAGTCAACAGACTTATCGAAGAAGATCCAAAAGAACTGGAAGAAAGTTTTTATAAAAATGCCGAATTTGGTACCGGTGGTATGCGTGGAGTTATGGGCGTTGGCACAAACCGCATCAATAAATATACGCTTGGTAAGAACACCCAGGGATTATCAGATTATCTGAAAAAATCTTTTCCCGGTAAAGATCTTAAAGTAGCTATCGCCTACGATTGCCGAAATAACAGCCAATCTCTGGCCAAAGTGGTTGCCGATGTTTTTTCAGCGAATGGTATAAAAGTTTTTCTTTTTTCAGAATTAAGGCCAACTCCCGAACTTTCTTTCGCGGTGAGGAAACTCCACTGTCAGTGTGGAATTGTTCTTACCGCCAGCCATAATCCGCCAGAATATAACGGTTACAAAGTTTATTGGGAAGATGGAGGCCAGCTCGTTCCGCCTCAGGATGAAGAACTGGTTGAAACAATTAACAATTTAGAATACGAAGCGATTAATTTTAACGCAAATTCTGAATTGATCCAAAAAATAGATACTGAAGTTGATATAGCATTTGCCGAAGCTTCTGTGAAAAACGGCAGTTTTGATACTTCTGCTGAAGCCCGGAAAAATATAAAAATCGTTTTTACTTCGCTCCACGGAACTTCGATCACCATGGTGCCGGAAGTGTTGGAAAAAGCCGGTTTTACCAATGTAAATCTGGTCGAAGAGCAAAAAGAGCCAAATGGTAATTTCCCCACGGTAAAATCACCGAATCCCGAAGAACCAGCTGCTCTAAAAATGGCGCTGGAACTCGCCGAAAAGAAAAAGGCAGATATCGTGATCGGCACCGATCCTGATTGTGACCGTCTTGGGGTAGCTGTGCGCAATAACAAGGGAGAAATGGTTTTATTGAATGGAAACCAGACCATGCTAATTATGACCTGGTTCCTACTGGAACAATGGAAAAAACAGGGAAAAATCAAAGGGAAAGAATTTATGGCATCCACCATAGTATCCACTCCCATGCTTCAAAAACTCGTGGAAGATTATGGCGTAAAATATATGGAGGTGCTAACCGGATTTAAATGGATCGCCAAACTTATTAAAGATCACCCGGCACTTGATTTCATTGGTGGTGGCGAAGAAAGCTTCGGCTATATGGTTGGTGATTTTGTAAGGGACAAAGACGCGGTAACCTCTACCCTTCTCGCCTGCGAAATCGCTGCCTCGATGAAAGCTGAAGGAAATTCCCTTTACAACAAACTTCTCGAACTCTATACAAAATACGGACTTTACAAAGAGGAACTTATTTCCCTTGTGAAAAAAGGAATTGAAGGTGAAAAGGAGATCAAACAAATGCTTATCGATCTAAGGGAGAACCCATGGAGCGAAGTTGACGGGGAAAAAGTAATTCGTGTGGAAGATTACAAATCTTCAAAATCGAAAAATTTAAGGGATAATTCCGAAAGTGATATAGATATTCCAAAATCCAATGTTCTTATTTATTATACTGAAGGAGGTACAAAAATCGCTGCCAGGCCCAGTGGAACCGAGCCTAAGATCAAATTTTATATCAGCGTGAACACAAGCCTCGATTCGGTAGAGAATTATGATAAAAAAGATCAGGAATTAGCTAAAAAGATCAGCCGCATCAGGAAAGAGCTCAATCTGGGCTAA
- a CDS encoding ABC transporter ATP-binding protein, with amino-acid sequence MTYFRKILQFAKPYRIYAILNIICNILYAIFSTLSFIALIPVIKVLFDKTERVNEKPVWDGIAHVKDFAVDYFNFYVTQRVNENELSALIFICGLVVLLFFLKNLFGYLSSFFLVYLQNGVLRDLRDAMYKKIMELPISYFSEKRKGDTISRITADVNEVQTSFLSILELMVREPLTIIFTLIAMLWMSTKLTLFVLVFLPISGFLISLIGKQLKKQSNLAQVENGHFLSLVEETLSSLKIVKGFNAEGKFYMRFQQSTQRLHNILNSLLHRQNLASPTSEFLGIFVIVIILWYGGNMVLVENSLGAATFITFLGLAYNILTPAKQISKASYSVKKGNAAAERILHILETPSNLTDAPDAVEKNNFDKEISIENIDFSYEKEKVLKNFSVKIPKGKTLALVGQSGSGKSTIANLITRFYDIDSGSIKIDDLDIRKIKKASLRNLMGLVTQDSILFNDTIRNNVGLGKDEASDEEIIEALKIANAWEFVKDLPQQLETNIGDSGNKLSGGQKQRISIARAVLKNPPIMILDEATSALDTESEKLVQKALENMMKNRTSVVIAHRLSTIQNADNIVVMQRGEIVEQGKHQELIARNGTYRKLVEMQSFD; translated from the coding sequence ATGACCTATTTTCGAAAAATACTCCAGTTCGCGAAACCGTACAGGATTTACGCGATACTAAATATTATTTGTAATATTCTTTACGCGATTTTTAGCACCTTGTCTTTTATCGCTTTAATTCCCGTAATAAAAGTCCTTTTTGATAAAACCGAAAGAGTAAATGAAAAACCGGTCTGGGACGGAATTGCACACGTAAAAGATTTTGCCGTTGACTATTTCAATTTTTATGTTACTCAAAGGGTAAATGAAAATGAACTTTCCGCATTAATTTTTATTTGCGGACTTGTAGTGCTTCTGTTTTTTCTGAAAAACCTGTTCGGTTATCTATCTTCTTTCTTTTTGGTATACCTTCAGAATGGAGTTTTGAGAGACTTAAGGGATGCCATGTATAAAAAGATCATGGAATTGCCTATTTCTTATTTTTCAGAAAAAAGAAAAGGAGATACCATTTCAAGGATCACTGCTGACGTGAATGAAGTACAAACTTCTTTCCTTTCAATTCTTGAATTAATGGTTAGGGAACCGCTCACCATAATATTTACCTTGATCGCAATGCTTTGGATGAGCACGAAGCTTACGCTTTTTGTACTTGTTTTCCTGCCAATTTCCGGTTTTCTGATTTCTTTAATAGGAAAACAACTGAAAAAACAATCTAACCTCGCACAGGTTGAAAATGGTCATTTTTTAAGCCTTGTGGAAGAAACCCTTTCCAGCCTTAAAATCGTTAAAGGATTTAATGCCGAAGGGAAATTCTATATGCGATTTCAGCAATCCACCCAAAGATTACATAATATTCTTAATTCTTTGCTTCACCGGCAAAACCTGGCTTCTCCAACTAGTGAGTTCCTGGGTATTTTTGTAATTGTTATCATACTTTGGTACGGCGGGAATATGGTGCTTGTGGAAAATTCTCTCGGAGCTGCGACCTTTATTACCTTCCTTGGCCTGGCTTATAATATTCTAACTCCGGCAAAACAAATTTCAAAGGCTTCCTATAGTGTAAAAAAAGGAAATGCCGCCGCTGAGCGGATTCTTCATATCTTGGAAACTCCTTCCAATTTAACCGACGCGCCTGATGCGGTTGAAAAAAATAATTTCGATAAAGAGATCAGTATTGAGAATATTGATTTCAGCTATGAAAAAGAGAAGGTATTAAAGAATTTCAGTGTAAAAATCCCCAAAGGGAAAACCCTTGCTCTGGTTGGGCAGTCGGGTTCCGGGAAATCGACCATTGCAAATTTAATAACCCGGTTTTATGATATTGATAGCGGAAGTATTAAAATTGATGACCTCGATATTCGCAAAATAAAAAAAGCTTCCCTACGTAATTTAATGGGACTGGTAACTCAGGATTCTATTCTTTTCAATGACACTATTCGCAATAATGTTGGACTGGGAAAAGATGAGGCGAGCGATGAGGAAATTATCGAAGCCTTAAAAATTGCCAATGCCTGGGAATTTGTTAAAGACTTACCTCAACAACTTGAAACGAACATTGGCGATAGCGGTAATAAATTGAGTGGCGGCCAAAAACAGCGCATATCTATTGCCCGTGCTGTTTTGAAAAATCCGCCAATCATGATCCTTGATGAAGCTACTTCTGCCCTGGACACCGAAAGTGAAAAGCTGGTACAAAAGGCACTGGAAAATATGATGAAAAATCGAACTTCGGTAGTCATAGCACATCGTTTATCTACTATACAGAATGCCGATAATATTGTGGTGATGCAGCGTGGCGAGATCGTGGAACAGGGAAAACACCAGGAACTTATCGCCCGGAACGGGACTTACCGAAAGCTGGTGGAAATGCAATCGTTCGATTAA
- a CDS encoding RNA polymerase sigma factor, giving the protein MKNPEDLFVSRLQDDATCQEAFRELIELYKERMYWHIRNIVKDHDDTDDILQNTFLKIFRNIKQFKGDSKLYSWMYRIATNESITFLNKKARRQKISSEELQNQILDNLESDVYFEGEEIQLKLQRAIATLPDKQQQVFNMKYFEELKYREMAEILNTSEGALKASYHIAAKKIEEFLKSN; this is encoded by the coding sequence GTGAAGAATCCCGAAGATCTTTTTGTAAGTCGCCTGCAGGACGATGCTACCTGCCAGGAAGCGTTCCGGGAACTTATAGAATTATATAAGGAACGCATGTACTGGCATATCAGGAATATTGTAAAAGATCATGATGATACCGATGATATTCTTCAAAATACTTTTTTGAAAATTTTCAGGAATATCAAACAATTTAAAGGAGACAGTAAGCTCTACAGTTGGATGTATCGTATTGCCACCAACGAGTCTATTACCTTTCTGAATAAAAAAGCCAGGCGCCAGAAGATCTCTTCCGAAGAACTTCAAAATCAAATATTAGATAACCTGGAAAGTGATGTGTATTTTGAAGGAGAGGAAATTCAGTTAAAATTACAGCGTGCCATTGCCACACTTCCCGATAAGCAACAACAGGTTTTCAATATGAAATATTTTGAAGAATTAAAATACCGGGAAATGGCTGAGATATTGAATACCAGTGAAGGAGCTTTAAAAGCCTCTTATCATATAGCAGCAAAAAAAATTGAAGAATTTTTAAAATCAAATTAA